The Pirellulimonas nuda genome includes a region encoding these proteins:
- a CDS encoding GNAT family N-acetyltransferase, with amino-acid sequence MSLTIVTIPLASITQAQAAQIGALLARVWVKPEKDAQFRARQLLDAGRGGDPRALLPPQSCVVYDGDQVVGHAMTEQRTIATAAGKLDVLALSKVCTDPDRRGMGIGPMVVHAAFAPVDSGVLAFSLFQTTCAVRPFYERLGARLVEQPITNSLATDPGACPFWDEVVMRYPWGGDWPAGPIDLLGPGY; translated from the coding sequence TTGAGCCTCACTATCGTTACCATCCCGCTGGCCTCGATCACCCAGGCCCAGGCTGCGCAAATCGGCGCGCTGCTGGCGCGTGTGTGGGTGAAGCCCGAGAAGGACGCGCAGTTCCGCGCCAGGCAACTGCTTGACGCCGGCAGGGGAGGGGACCCGCGGGCGCTCCTGCCGCCGCAGTCGTGCGTGGTGTACGACGGCGACCAAGTGGTGGGGCACGCGATGACCGAGCAGCGGACCATCGCCACGGCCGCGGGGAAACTCGACGTGCTGGCCCTCAGCAAGGTCTGCACCGACCCCGATCGACGCGGCATGGGGATCGGCCCGATGGTGGTGCACGCCGCGTTCGCGCCGGTCGACTCGGGCGTGCTGGCCTTCTCGCTGTTCCAGACCACGTGCGCGGTGCGGCCCTTCTACGAGCGGCTGGGCGCGCGGCTCGTCGAGCAGCCGATAACCAACTCGCTGGCGACCGACCCGGGCGCGTGCCCCTTCTGGGACGAAGTGGTGATGCGGTACCCCTGGGGCGGCGACTGGCCCGCCGGGCCGATCGACCTGCTGGGACCGGGGTACTGA
- a CDS encoding alpha/beta hydrolase, protein MPSTSNNNPDRPRWAWWVRWPAGVLRRVLIVYLLVVLGMTFIERWLVYPAPAAAEGDWQLAPEEAISDAWFDSADGTRLHGWYFSHQNPKRVALYFHGNGEQVADNRELMELLRDELDAAVLVFDYRGYGLSGGKPNEAGVIADGLAAHRWLAEQTGRRTDEVILIGRSIGGGVAVAAAAEQGAAALVLQSTFTRLTDAAAIHYPWLPVRLLMKNRYDSLGRIARYRGPVMISHGTADGVVPFEHSRRLFEAAPTDKKQFFEMTDTGHNDPQPPDYYRALVDFLRQSGV, encoded by the coding sequence ATGCCGTCTACGAGCAACAACAATCCTGATCGGCCCCGGTGGGCGTGGTGGGTGCGCTGGCCGGCGGGCGTGCTGCGGCGCGTGCTGATCGTTTACCTGTTGGTAGTGCTGGGCATGACTTTCATCGAACGCTGGCTCGTCTACCCCGCCCCCGCCGCTGCCGAGGGGGACTGGCAGCTCGCCCCCGAGGAGGCGATCTCCGACGCGTGGTTCGACAGCGCCGACGGCACCCGGCTGCACGGCTGGTACTTCTCCCACCAGAACCCCAAGCGCGTGGCGCTCTACTTCCACGGCAACGGCGAGCAGGTGGCCGACAACCGCGAGCTGATGGAGCTGCTGCGCGACGAGCTGGACGCAGCGGTGCTGGTGTTCGATTACCGCGGCTACGGGCTCTCGGGGGGCAAGCCCAACGAAGCCGGCGTGATCGCCGACGGCCTGGCCGCGCACCGCTGGCTGGCCGAGCAGACCGGCAGGCGGACCGACGAGGTGATCCTCATCGGCAGATCGATTGGCGGCGGCGTGGCCGTCGCGGCGGCGGCCGAGCAGGGCGCCGCCGCGCTGGTGCTGCAGAGCACGTTCACGCGCCTGACCGACGCCGCCGCCATCCACTACCCGTGGCTCCCCGTCCGGCTGCTGATGAAGAACCGCTACGACTCGCTCGGCAGGATCGCCCGCTACCGGGGGCCCGTGATGATCAGCCACGGCACGGCCGACGGCGTGGTGCCCTTCGAACACTCGCGGCGCTTGTTCGAGGCGGCCCCGACCGACAAGAAGCAGTTTTTTGAGATGACCGACACCGGCCACAACGACCCACAGCCCCCCGACTACTACCGAGCGCTCGTAGATTTCCTGCGTCAGTCGGGGGTGTGA
- a CDS encoding S9 family peptidase: MTPFRSAPLVGLLIFMGLSPALLAQGTRADYQRANALGERFRNKVVRDRVEPHWVSPTRFWYKNELPGDTDEFVLVDAEQGTRETAATRDELPLNNGEKPDERLDEGPKAPSPDRPRFGDRPQSRSPDKQVSVALRDRQLVLKRGDAETLLTTDGAEDNALSDRVYWSPDSKYFVALQTKAGGDRRVTLVESSPKDQVQPKIKTLAYLKPGDAIRQPRPRLFCVEEARELPIKDAALFENPWDIKTLRWAADSSGFTFFYNQRGHQTLRIVRVDAPSGEARAVIEESSPTFVDYAGKFFCCYLDDTNEILWMSERDGWNHLYLIDAGTGEVKNQVTRGPYAVRGVDWVDPERRQVWLHAGGVYAHQDPYYVHYCRVDFDGKNLTRLTEGDGTHAVKFSPDRRWLIDTYSRVDMAPVTELRSAEDGSLVCELERGDLSALQAELWRAPERFVAKGRDGKTDIYGIICRPTHFDPAKKYPVIEEHYAGPHSAFVPKGFAPLHRSQEFAELGFIVVQVDGMGTSHRSKAFHDACWRNLADGGFPDRIAWMKAAAQNHPEMDLTRVGIRGTSAGGQTAMAALWRHGDFYKAAVSNCGCHDNRMDKIWWNELWMGWPVGPHYAEQSNVTHAGKIEGDLLLIVGEMDDNVPPESTLQVVNALIEADKDFEFLLVPGKGHGAGGPYTQRKTMDFFVRKLLGVEPRAE; this comes from the coding sequence ATGACGCCGTTCCGCTCTGCGCCGCTTGTTGGCTTGTTGATCTTCATGGGTCTTTCGCCGGCCTTGTTGGCCCAAGGGACCCGGGCCGACTACCAGCGCGCCAACGCGCTCGGCGAGCGGTTCCGCAACAAAGTAGTGCGCGACCGGGTAGAGCCGCACTGGGTTTCGCCGACGCGGTTCTGGTACAAGAACGAGCTGCCGGGGGACACGGATGAGTTTGTGCTGGTCGACGCCGAGCAGGGGACCCGCGAGACTGCCGCGACGCGCGACGAGCTCCCGCTCAACAACGGCGAGAAGCCCGACGAGAGGCTCGACGAAGGGCCCAAGGCGCCCAGCCCCGATCGCCCACGCTTCGGCGATCGACCCCAGTCGCGTTCGCCCGACAAGCAGGTGAGCGTCGCCCTGCGCGATCGGCAGCTCGTGCTCAAGCGCGGCGACGCGGAGACGCTGCTCACTACCGACGGCGCCGAGGACAACGCGCTGAGCGACCGCGTCTACTGGTCGCCCGACTCGAAGTACTTTGTCGCGCTGCAGACCAAGGCCGGAGGCGACCGCCGGGTGACGCTGGTCGAGTCGTCTCCCAAGGACCAGGTGCAGCCCAAGATCAAGACGCTCGCGTACCTCAAGCCGGGCGACGCGATCCGGCAGCCGCGGCCCCGCTTGTTCTGCGTGGAAGAGGCAAGAGAGCTGCCCATCAAGGACGCCGCGCTGTTTGAGAACCCGTGGGACATCAAGACGCTCCGCTGGGCGGCGGACAGCTCTGGCTTCACGTTCTTCTACAACCAGCGCGGCCACCAGACCTTGAGGATCGTGCGGGTCGACGCCCCCAGCGGCGAGGCGCGGGCGGTCATCGAAGAATCCTCGCCGACGTTCGTCGACTACGCCGGCAAGTTCTTCTGCTGCTACCTAGACGACACAAACGAGATCCTCTGGATGAGCGAGCGTGACGGCTGGAACCACCTCTACTTGATCGACGCCGGCACGGGCGAAGTAAAAAACCAGGTGACCCGCGGGCCGTATGCGGTGCGGGGCGTTGACTGGGTCGACCCCGAGCGGCGCCAGGTGTGGCTGCACGCCGGCGGCGTGTACGCCCATCAAGACCCGTACTACGTGCACTACTGCCGGGTCGACTTCGACGGCAAGAACCTCACGCGCCTCACCGAGGGGGATGGCACGCACGCCGTGAAGTTCTCTCCCGACCGGCGGTGGCTGATCGACACGTACTCCCGCGTCGACATGGCGCCGGTGACCGAGCTGCGCAGCGCCGAAGACGGCTCGCTGGTGTGCGAGCTGGAACGCGGCGACCTGTCGGCCTTGCAGGCCGAGCTCTGGCGGGCGCCCGAACGCTTCGTCGCCAAGGGCCGCGACGGCAAGACGGACATCTACGGCATCATCTGCCGTCCGACCCATTTCGACCCCGCCAAGAAGTACCCGGTGATCGAAGAACACTACGCCGGGCCGCACTCGGCGTTTGTGCCGAAGGGGTTCGCGCCGCTGCACCGCTCGCAGGAGTTTGCGGAGCTAGGGTTCATCGTCGTTCAAGTAGACGGCATGGGGACGTCGCACCGCAGCAAGGCGTTCCACGACGCGTGCTGGCGCAACCTGGCCGACGGCGGCTTCCCGGACCGCATCGCCTGGATGAAGGCCGCCGCTCAGAACCACCCCGAGATGGACCTCACCCGCGTCGGCATCCGCGGCACCAGCGCCGGGGGGCAGACCGCCATGGCGGCGCTGTGGCGGCACGGCGATTTCTACAAGGCGGCCGTCTCCAACTGCGGCTGCCACGACAACCGGATGGACAAGATCTGGTGGAACGAGCTGTGGATGGGCTGGCCGGTCGGCCCGCACTACGCCGAGCAGTCGAACGTCACCCACGCCGGCAAGATCGAGGGTGACCTGCTGCTGATCGTCGGCGAGATGGACGACAACGTCCCCCCCGAATCGACGCTGCAAGTGGTGAACGCGTT
- a CDS encoding DNA glycosylase family protein translates to MSSRLSLATPEGFAFNRAVCSYGYFLLAPNRWRPAEQALEHTAAPEGAGPTLLRVTQPKGAGAPLRIECATRLDRAQAGHVKQALRRMLRLDDDLSAWRRLHPKARRRGFGRLFRSASLFEDMVKTITGCNVTWRNTIVMNRLLAERFGAGAFPSPAQLARVAPERLKAEAKVGYRAERIIQLAQRFEEGSIEPGWFESPQHSTGQLREALLAIHGFGPYAAANMLQLLGRFDHVPIDTETYRHYCLQQGVERPADAAALDAQIRAHYDRYHPYQFLAYWFDLWRDYQRRFGNAWTWDPDTAAGNFTASVLNRTP, encoded by the coding sequence GTGTCGAGTCGATTGTCGCTGGCTACCCCCGAGGGGTTCGCGTTCAACCGGGCGGTTTGCTCGTACGGCTACTTCCTGCTGGCCCCCAACCGCTGGCGGCCGGCCGAGCAGGCGCTGGAGCACACCGCCGCGCCCGAGGGCGCCGGCCCGACCCTGCTACGGGTCACGCAGCCCAAGGGGGCGGGCGCTCCGCTGCGGATCGAATGCGCGACGAGGCTCGACCGCGCCCAAGCAGGCCACGTCAAGCAGGCGCTGCGGCGGATGCTCCGGCTAGACGACGACCTGTCGGCCTGGCGCCGCCTGCACCCGAAGGCCCGGCGCCGTGGCTTCGGGCGGCTGTTCCGCTCGGCCTCGTTGTTTGAGGACATGGTAAAGACCATCACCGGCTGCAACGTGACGTGGCGGAACACGATCGTCATGAACCGCCTGCTGGCGGAGCGCTTCGGCGCCGGCGCCTTCCCGTCGCCGGCGCAGCTTGCGCGTGTCGCCCCCGAGCGGTTGAAGGCCGAGGCCAAGGTCGGCTACCGGGCCGAGCGGATCATCCAGCTCGCCCAGCGGTTCGAAGAGGGGTCGATCGAACCGGGCTGGTTCGAGTCGCCCCAACACTCGACCGGCCAGCTCCGAGAGGCGCTGCTGGCGATCCACGGCTTTGGCCCCTACGCCGCGGCGAACATGCTGCAGCTTTTGGGCCGCTTCGACCACGTGCCGATCGACACCGAGACCTACCGCCACTACTGCCTGCAGCAGGGGGTAGAGCGTCCGGCCGATGCGGCGGCGCTCGACGCCCAGATCCGGGCCCACTACGACCGCTACCACCCCTACCAGTTCCTCGCCTACTGGTTCGACCTGTGGCGAGACTACCAACGCCGGTTCGGAAACGCCTGGACCTGGGACCCCGACACGGCCGCCGGCAACTTCACCGCCTCGGTGCTCAATCGCACCCCCTAG
- a CDS encoding 1,2-dihydroxy-3-keto-5-methylthiopentene dioxygenase encodes MMATITIPAEDRRITDRDEIARHLAPVGIWHECWPVEGRIGAEATNDDILAAYAPEIERLKERGAFVTADVINVSPDTPNLDAMLAKFDKEHTHSEDEVRFTVAGRGVFWINPVEGPVFSIEVEAGDLINVPAGTRHWFHLCTNRSIRCIRLFEDASGWTPEYAQDGVDGAYAPVCWGPEYVASDRVDTPAIKL; translated from the coding sequence ATGATGGCCACGATTACCATCCCCGCCGAAGACCGCCGCATTACCGATCGCGACGAGATTGCCCGGCATCTGGCGCCGGTGGGCATCTGGCACGAGTGCTGGCCGGTCGAGGGGCGCATCGGGGCCGAGGCCACTAACGACGACATCTTGGCCGCCTACGCGCCGGAGATCGAGCGCCTCAAAGAGCGGGGCGCCTTTGTTACGGCAGACGTGATCAACGTCTCTCCCGACACGCCGAACCTGGACGCGATGCTGGCCAAGTTCGACAAGGAGCACACGCACAGCGAAGACGAGGTGCGGTTCACGGTCGCCGGCCGCGGCGTGTTCTGGATCAACCCGGTCGAGGGCCCCGTGTTCTCGATCGAGGTCGAGGCGGGGGACCTGATCAACGTGCCGGCCGGCACGCGGCACTGGTTTCATCTGTGCACCAACCGGTCGATCCGCTGCATCCGGTTGTTCGAAGACGCCAGCGGCTGGACCCCCGAGTACGCCCAGGACGGGGTCGACGGCGCCTACGCACCGGTCTGCTGGGGCCCCGAGTACGTGGCCTCCGACCGCGTCGACACCCCCGCGATCAAGCTGTAG
- the mtnB gene encoding methylthioribulose 1-phosphate dehydratase, whose protein sequence is MNQPPTRPSATEATDALRAAGADFHHRGWSLGTSSNYSAVLGRDPLDLLVTVSGKHKGRLSADDFVHVGADGKPAAGDNKKSSAETMLHVVLAEAAGAGAVLHTHSVWGTLLSDRYGDAGGWAIEGYEMLKGLDGITTHQSAKYIEVFPNTQDIPTLAQQVRGRLEDDADPLRHGFLIRKHGLYAWGEDIDAARRHIEVLEFLFECEGRRLAWGGESVRL, encoded by the coding sequence ATGAATCAGCCCCCGACGCGACCCAGCGCAACCGAAGCAACCGACGCCCTCCGGGCCGCCGGCGCGGACTTCCACCACCGCGGCTGGTCGCTGGGCACCAGCAGCAACTACAGCGCGGTGCTGGGGCGCGACCCGCTGGACCTGCTGGTGACGGTGAGCGGCAAGCACAAGGGGCGGCTGAGTGCGGACGACTTTGTGCACGTCGGCGCCGACGGCAAGCCCGCTGCCGGCGACAACAAGAAGTCGTCTGCCGAGACCATGCTGCACGTCGTGCTGGCAGAAGCGGCGGGCGCCGGCGCCGTGTTGCACACCCACTCCGTGTGGGGGACGCTGCTATCGGACCGCTACGGCGACGCCGGCGGCTGGGCGATCGAGGGGTACGAGATGCTCAAGGGGCTCGACGGGATCACGACCCACCAGTCGGCCAAGTACATCGAGGTATTCCCAAACACCCAGGACATTCCCACCCTCGCTCAGCAGGTCCGCGGCCGGCTAGAAGACGACGCCGACCCGCTCCGCCACGGTTTCCTGATCCGCAAGCACGGCCTGTACGCCTGGGGAGAAGACATCGACGCCGCCCGCCGGCACATCGAGGTGCTGGAGTTCCTGTTCGAATGCGAGGGCCGGCGCCTCGCCTGGGGCGGTGAATCAGTTAGACTTTAA
- the ruvA gene encoding Holliday junction branch migration protein RuvA, whose amino-acid sequence MITKITGTVIGVTGDVLTLGVGPYERAVMIPEFARRQLQSRVGDDASLFTIEYFEGNAAGGRITPRMVGFLHGVEREFFEMFCEVDGVGVKKALRAMVRPVAELATLIEQQDVKGLSALPGIGPATAERIIAKLRRRAPKFALLVGRGLDSGGAPGSDSARDLAGEAFDVLRSLGHSEPEARRLVESALAKKKSYKDIEALLHAVYEQQQS is encoded by the coding sequence ATGATCACGAAGATCACCGGAACCGTCATCGGGGTAACGGGAGACGTGCTCACGCTGGGCGTCGGGCCCTACGAACGCGCGGTAATGATCCCCGAGTTCGCCCGCCGGCAGTTGCAAAGCCGCGTCGGCGACGACGCCAGCCTGTTCACCATCGAGTACTTCGAGGGCAACGCGGCCGGCGGCCGGATCACCCCCCGGATGGTCGGCTTCCTACACGGGGTCGAACGCGAGTTCTTCGAGATGTTCTGCGAGGTCGACGGCGTCGGCGTCAAGAAGGCCCTGCGGGCGATGGTGCGCCCCGTGGCCGAGCTGGCGACGCTGATCGAACAGCAGGACGTGAAGGGCCTGTCGGCGCTGCCCGGCATCGGCCCCGCCACGGCCGAGCGGATCATCGCCAAGCTCCGCCGGCGGGCGCCCAAGTTCGCCCTGCTGGTGGGACGCGGGCTGGATTCGGGGGGCGCGCCCGGCAGCGACAGCGCACGCGACCTTGCCGGCGAGGCGTTCGACGTGCTGCGTTCGTTGGGCCACAGCGAGCCCGAGGCGCGTCGGCTGGTGGAGTCGGCACTGGCCAAGAAGAAGTCCTACAAAGACATCGAGGCGCTGTTGCATGCCGTCTACGAGCAACAACAATCCTGA